The genomic stretch cgattaaaatattaaatttgattcgTGTCGTTCGCGAGGAATCATAAAATTGTGTTTTCTGCGAAAACCAATCGATTGGAATAATGaatcaatcgattggattacagTTTACCactaaacaatcgattgaaaattGCCAAAAGCATGGTTTTCGcataactcaatcgattggtcatacgatccaatcgattgaacgatgaataaaaattggatttttgtaattcaatcgattgtttagaattttcaatcgattgaatgctTCAAAACAACCTGAGTCTCaccaaattcaatcgattgctTTTGTgactcaatcgattgaatttacCCAAACAATATGAATTTGCCccaatttcaatcgattgtaGTATGTGTGAGttcaaattcaatcgattgaaatgataattcaatcgattggaacGCGATGTATTACGTCAGTCTTACATCTTCTTATTCATCTATCTCatctttaaaattctatcttccttttttaaggttttattttgatttagatactctaatcttatcttttccttaatattaatattataaattagtGAATAATCTATCACCAATTATTCAATCCCACCATTAAAATCGTGTATCATTctctttataaaaaatttcattatttttctttcgAACATCCATCCATCTACtgaatatctaattttttttattttttatccgtCTATTTAATATCCACTTTTTGTTCATCGTTAATTGACAATCACCCGTTGCAGCAATCAGCAAAAGtccaatcaatttttttcattgtaGTGTTCAGAAAACAATCCATCGTTTTGATTACAAAATCGAGGTAAGTGATAGAATCTCTAATTTATAGTGAATAAGTTGCAGCTTAccatttttttaacaaaaaaaatttatagtgAATAAGTTGCAGCttactatttttttaacaaaaaaaatttacaaaaaaaattattcacttACCATTTTTTTGTACTAATTTATAGTGAATAAATTGCAGCTTGAGGATCACGATATTCGCATTACTCTGAAATCGGATCAACCATAAGAAGGCACAAATTATAGCGTCGGCCGATGATTTTTGGAAATTGCACACTAACCATAAGATGTAAAGATTATAGTAGTAATCTAGATAAAACTTAATACTTTGGTTATtgtcaatttatttgttatGTTTGGTGGATGTActtctttagttatttttcaATGACTTCTTAAATAGATATTTATCGTTTTGTGGCTTCTACAATTTTTCTCTATTTCTATGCAATTTATAGATACTTTAGTTTAAAAAACTCATATTATTTTGATGTAGTaatgttattttcgtttattatttcaacaacaattgcatACAAATATTATGTCttgtgaattatattttatattatttaattaatttataaataaaaaaattccatgtctttttatttgtttgcatTCTATTTTGGATTTTTGCATCTTATAAAATTTGACctctctattttaattaattttatatatgttgCTAATAGATAAAAAATCTTGATAAGAGTAACCATAAgaacaatcaatcatgattattatatattgcatTTGGAAAGAGAGACTTTTTTAAAACAACATAACgaaaaatcaagaagcaataaatTAGAATAGCAAACCAGAAATTCAAATTACATAAAGaacagcttcttcttcttcccttcccccttctttttcttcccttCCCCTTTCAGACGAACAGAGAcactctttctctttttttttcattttataattttttattatgggtaatttgatccaaaattttaacATCTAAGTAAAAAAGACAATTTCgtatacaaaaaaaagattAGAAACGAAAAAAATTTTAGCCTATACCTTAAGAACCAAAATCGTTCTTAACCCTTCATATTTCATAGGGACTTACTAAATaccttttaattttaatactgTATGATATGAGATATAGAAATTCTTGGTTTGGCTAGAAAAACCAAGGTGAGACCACATAATGAAAAAATTCCGAGGGGAATGAAAAATTCATTACACATATTTTAATTGTAGAGAACATGTGGTAAATTGGATTTCCATTCTAGAGTTTCTTAGGTAACATAGAAAAATCAACCGTGCATATATTCACTTGGACTACAAACTATGCAATTACATCATTAGGGACAACTAGACAAGGAGCAATCAGATTTGAAAACAAACAAAGGTATGTGTCCTTGTATGTAACACCAAAAAATGTTAAACTATCAAAAAAGCCTAAGTGAGACTCCTAACTAGATTGGTATCTCAACATATAAGATATAAATTTTCTCCACTATTTAGTTGGCCATAAGAAGTGGAGGCAAATGAAAAACACTTGAAATGAAGAATGCAAAGAATCAGTATAAAATTCTGAGACAGCTTCCATCTTCAGAGATATGGTCTCTTGCATGCATAGAACTGTTGTTAAACCACTCTAGCCGCTACCAGCCCACAAGCCAGAGCTGCTCCAAACAAAGCATGTAACCTCACACAGAAGTACTTTGCCATGAAGACATTGCTTTTGTCCTGTAAGTAAATAACATAACCAAGGCTTAATACCAAACTCCAGGAATCATAAAAGGGTAACACAAAGTCTTGGACGTGCCTTATGATTTTCTTGCACAAATCTCACTACCAAGTTTCCAATTGGTAAGGTCAAGGCACAAAGGAACTAGAACCACCATAGTCATAGCAAGAGAGAAGACAAACAAATCATAAGCTCATAATGAGATGAGAAGATATCAGAAATTAAGTGTTTAGAGTTGCATACAATACTGGCTAGGGGAAGCGCCTTGCACAGACCGAAAGCAATCAAAAGAGCATAGAGTGCCATGACTGCCACTTTCACTACCTCTGCGCCTCTTGCAGTGCCTAGTCTAACCTGAAAGAGACAATGGGAAATCAAAATTATCCTAATCCGAATCCTAACCAGCAACAATACctaacaaaataaatcaataaccAGCAACAATGAATCAAATTAACAATGAATTAACAAGTCAGCAAGTCAGCAATAAAGTAAACAATATCAATGAATCAACGATTTAACCAAATCACATACCTGACTCGGTGGCTCGGGCTCCATATCTGACTTGAATCGGTGACTGGTGGGTGCTGTGTTGTGGGTGGCGACTGGCGAGGGTTGTGGCTCTGTTACTGCTGGGTGCGAGGTTGCGAGGTTCGGGCTCTGCTACTGCTGGGTGCGAGGAAGGAGGCTCGTGCTCTGCTATTGCTGGCGCTGGGTGCGAGCCTGCGAGGGACGAGGGTCGTGCGCTGTGTGCGAGCGTCGTTCAGGCTGTGGTGCGAGTGTCGTGCGCCACTGCAGAGAGGAGAGCGCGACGGTGAGAGGAGAGTGCGACGGTGAGAGGCTGAGACTGAGAGCTTTGGATTGGGGGTGGGAGGCGTGGGGTTAGGGCTCACTTCTGCTCAGTAATCGCGCTCAAGGGAATTGGGTTTGGCCGTttgggggtgggggtgggggtgggggtggggggagTGGGTTGGTTTTTGAGGGTTTTTTTACTAAAccggttcggtttggttcggttaaGATTTTCCTGTTCAGAACCGAAAATCGAACCGAACCGCAAAAAACTGCAAAATAcattttttcggtttttttgtTTTCGGTTTTCGATTTTTTCATATCGGTTGGTCGGTTTAGTTCGGTCCGGATCGGTTTTGAACACCCCTAGTTtttctgattctgattctgaaTGAGGAACGAAGGGGGGAAGGTTTTAGGGGAAGGGGGGTTGACGCGTTACGCGTTTGGTGTTGTTTTTAATCAGACCGGCGTCCTATTGTTGAACCGGTCAGAGAGCACAATCCGATCAAACCGGCCGGTTTAACAATTTTCAATGGTTTTCAATCTGACGATTTTAAATACTGAACCAGACCGTTTACATTGCCGGTTTGAGCGATTTTTTTACCCTTTTTCGCAAACCGATATTCAGTTGGCAATTATTTTATCTAAAGAGCATACGCACGACTATTGTaagaattatatataatttcattAATATAgtgcaataaaataaataaacacaacTATGGAACTGATTCATTCCGCAAAAATATTAAGTATATGGAGGTGGCTAATTATCACTATCTAACTCAGCCGTCGGTACTGAATATACGTCGCCATCATCTGAACCATTAGCTTCATCTTCAATAACATTGTTGTCAATGTCCTTTTGCCAAGGACATGTTGTCTTCTTATGTCCTTCCATTTGACAAACACTACAACGTTGCCGCTTCTTCCTAGATGGTTGTCCTGAGCCTACACCAATTTGATGAGCATACGGATTGCTACTTTTAGCTACACCTGAATGAGGTTGATTAGTGCCTTCGTTTGCAGCCTTGTAAGATGAGTACAATCCCATAATTAGGTCACGTGTCTCTTCATATCTCCCTGGTACTTTAGCAGCAACAGCAGccaattttttagaaaattctaTCAAGGCACTTTGGCGACTAATAATAACAGCATCCCTCGTGAACCCACTTGGATCAATGAGTGCTGACTTAACCTTTTTTGTCCATCTATCCAATACCAATGACCGGGGAATCTCACAAATGTCTTTGTCAACCATAACTTTCACAATATGTTCGTAGGGAATTCCAAATGACTCCATTCTTAAACAGGTACACATGAAGATCATTTCTTCTTAACGAAAATCAACAGTCCACATAAAATCGGGCCTCCCATGCTTACACATAATGTACTTTATGCAATCATCGTTATTCTCTATGTTTAGCACCCGCATTGATCCAGCTCTAGAAAAAAATGGCCGAAAGAAACGAAATATCTCATGAGTGTATAACTCAGCACCATATCTCTCTAGCAGCTCTATACAAGTCTGCATAACGGGCACCCCACGTGTAGATTCATAATCAGCATTAAATTCTTTAAAGCGCAAGTGTGCAACACACCTTTGAAAATGCTCTACGAAACTTGTCAAATCATGCCGCGACCCCACATACCTTGCAACAACTGAGTGTAAACCTTCACATCTTGAGGTAGTTCTAAAGCCAGCAAAGAATTTTCCTCTTATATATGCAGTAGCCCACATATGCTTCTCTTCGTACGTGTTGATCACCCATGGCTTATCCTCAAGGCCAAATTCTTCAATAAGCTGAACCCACTTACGCTTAAACACGGAAATCTCGTAGTCTCCCAACATAATTTTTTGGAATATAGATGTAAACGATGGACTTCCAACATTGCTAGTTGCATTTCGAATAAGGTGCCAAGCGCATAATCTATGTCTGACTTCGGGAAATACAACTCTGACTGCATTCCTAATCGCCATGGCCCTATCAGTTATTATTGAGGTCGGGGTCTTGTCCTTCATTGCAAACATGAGCTGACGCAGGAGCCAAATATATGTATCAGTAGTTTCGTCCACAACTAACGCAGCAGCAAAAATAATTGTTTGGTTGTGGTGGTTAACCCCGCTGAATATGACTAATGGACAACTATACTTGTTCTTCTTATACGTAGCATCAAAAGCAATAACATCCCCGAAGAGTCGGTAGTCTAGTTGGCTAATCCCATCAGACCAGAACAAGTTACGTAACAAACCTCTTGAATCATGACATGCCTTGAAATATAATTGTGGATCCTTCAACCGCATAGCCTCCAACTTCTTCAACACTCGTGCTGCATCACCAGGAATTTGACGCCTTTGCTGAGCAATCTCATTGTACATATCTCTGGGACCATAGCCAACAAATTCATACCCGCCTGCTTGACTAGCTAGAAGACCAAATATCTGTGAAGTGCTAATCCCTGACTTTAGCATGTTCATCATTTGCATAATATCTGCCTCTGACATTTTTCTGTGGGCAGGCAACATAGCACTGAATTGTGTATCCAATAGATCATTGTTGTGTTTGTCAGAGAAATAAAAGATATGCCACCTTCCAGTTTCTGGTACAAATTTAACATCCATTCGGGCTTCACATCCAGTTCTTGTTTCCAATCTAGGctccttcttcctttttttccaTCGTGTAATATTTCTCCATCCTGAATCCTTGCCTATGACATACAAATTTTTGTTTGTATATCTCGCCAGTACTATTCTTGAAGGTCTTGCTCTTCCTTGCACTAAAGCTCTTCGACTTTGAGTACttcatataaaaatcaaatgCAAGCTGCAAAGTAGAAAAGTGGTATTTGCCAATTTTCTCCGCAAAATTCTCACTAAATTTCAAAGTTGTAATGTCTTGCACGGAGTCAACCGCATAAGCGGCTTCAAGGATATCTTCTGACGTATCAGATTCAGAAAAAAATGCTCCCTCAATAAATTCATCTCTGAAATCTTGTTCGAATTCATTCTGTTCATCCATCATATATTGGTCACTTACTAGCTCTTCTTGTTGGTTAAAGTCATTGTCCTCCTGGTATTGCTCATTCTTCTCAGTGTCCGTAAATATACCTGACATCTTAAAATgtccaatgaaaaaaaaaatcagtacACTCCATCTTATAACATTACATAAAATAGATAGATTCGTATATTGCTAGCAGGGACGGATCCAGAGATTTTAATGTTGAGGtgccaatttttatataattttttttaatctataaaaataattaacatatagtTATTGGAGTTAGTTTTTTAATAGATTTATTAAGatacatataattataattttttccaataattttattttaatatgataattacataaataaatataactTTAACAATTGTACAttacaaatttataaaatacCATATAATTTATAACGGGATTTGCTAAAAatgatcccatatcttattaattaaaattcattctttcaaaagtttta from Arachis stenosperma cultivar V10309 chromosome 9, arast.V10309.gnm1.PFL2, whole genome shotgun sequence encodes the following:
- the LOC130949982 gene encoding protein FAR1-RELATED SEQUENCE 5-like; protein product: MDVKFVPETGRWHIFYFSDKHNNDLLDTQFSAMLPAHRKMSEADIMQMMNMLKSGISTSQIFGLLASQAGGYEFVGYGPRDMYNEIAQQRRQIPGDAARVLKKLEAMRLKDPQLYFKACHDSRGLLRNLFWSDGISQLDYRLFGDVIAFDATYKKNKYSCPLVIFSGVNHHNQTIIFAAALVVDETTDTYIWLLRQLMFAMKDKTPTSIITDRAMAIRNAVRVVFPEVRHRLCAWHLIRNATSNVGSPSFTSIFQKIMLGDYEISVFKRKWVQLIEEFGLEDKPWVINTYEEKHMWATAYIRGKFFAGFRTTSRCEGLHSVVARYVGSRHDLTSFVEHFQRCVAHLRFKEFNADYESTRGVPVMQTCIELLERYGAELYTHEIFRFFRPFFSRAGSMRVLNIENNDDCIKYIMCKHGRPDFMWTVDFR